A stretch of Triticum aestivum cultivar Chinese Spring chromosome 1D, IWGSC CS RefSeq v2.1, whole genome shotgun sequence DNA encodes these proteins:
- the LOC123183421 gene encoding serine/threonine-protein kinase GRIK1, giving the protein MAADMAGCCCFSCFGFLRKLHHRPAAGDSDGAPSKDLLLPLPRSSDDGSFYAGDDPDNSSSFLGDESRSFYEREEEDYLLRQSDGDGDDEPPRKRSEDIILSRARNGFACRDSLVRDTRKLFRSEDETTGCKMINQYVHLGKIGAGSYGKVVKYRNIKDGRLYAIKVLSKHYMLKVRVVRSETAMTDVLREVSLMKMLDHPNIVNLIEVIDDPNTDKFYMVLEYVEGKMVCDNGIGLGEATSRKYLRDIVSGVMYLHSHNIIHGDIKPDNLLVTSTGNVKIGDFSVSQIFEDDDDMLWRSPGTPVFTAPECCQGSAYHGRTADTWAVGVTLYCMITGKYPFLGETLQETYDKIANDPVEIPGDTSPQLADLMQRLLYKDPGHRMTLQAVAAHPWVAGAEGPVPEFVCRCGFGRRNRSDSQEAVQ; this is encoded by the exons ATGGCGGCGGACATGGCCGGCTGCTGCTGCTTCAGCTGCTTCGGCTTCCTCAGGAAGCTccaccaccgccccgccgccggagacAGCGACGGCGCGCCGTCCAAGGACCTGCTTTTGCCGTTGCCGAGGTCCAGCGACGACGGCAGCTTCTACGCCGGGGACGACCCCGACAACAGCAGCAGCTTCCTCGGCGACGAGAGCaggagcttctacgagagggaagAGGAGGACTACCTCCTCCGCCagagcgacggcgacggcgacgacgagccgCCCCGCAAGCGGTCCGAGGACATCATACTCTCCCGGGCCCGGAACGGCTTCGCCTGCAGGGACAGCCTCGTCAGGGACACCAGGAAGCTCTTCCGCTCCGAG GACGAAACAACCGGCTGTAAGATGATCAACCAGTATGTTCACCTGGGCAAGATTGGTGCTGGGAGCTACGGCAAAGTG GTTAAATACCGAAACATCAAGGACGGAAGGCTATATGCAATAAAG GTGTTGAGTAAACACTACATGTTGAAAGTGCGTGTTGTGCGGTCAGAAACGGCCATGACAGATGTTCTTCGGGAA GTATCCCTCATGAAAATGTTGGATCATCCCAATATAGTAAATCTCATTGAGGTGATTGATGACCCAAACACAGATAAATTCTACATGG TTCTTGAGTATGTTGAGGGGAAAATGGTGTGCGATAACGGTATAGGTTTAGGAGAAGCTACTTCCAGGAAGTACTTGCGGGACATTGTCTCTGGTGTTATGTATCTTCACTCTCAT AACATTATTCATGGTGATATTAAACCGGACAACCTCTTGGTCACAAGTACTGGCAATGTGAAGATAGGGGACTTCAGTGTTAGCCAGATATTTGAG GATGACGATGATATGCTTTGGAGGTCTCCAGGTACTCCAGTTTTCACTGCACCAGAGTGCTGTCAAG GTTCAGCCTACCATGGCAGAACAGCTGATACATGGGCAGTCGGCGTTACCCTGTATTGCATGATCACCGGGAAATATCCATTCCTCGGAGAAACTCTGCAGGAAACTTACGACAAG ATCGCCAATGATCCGGTGGAAATACCCGGCGACACGAGCCCCCAGCTCGCCGACTTGATGCAGAGGCTGCTCTACAAAG ATCCGGGACATCGTATGACCCTGCAGGCCGTGGCCGCGCATCCCTGGGTCGCCGGGGCCGAGGGCCCGGTCCCTGAGTTTGTGTGTAGGTGCGGTTTCGGTCGCAGGAACAGGAGTGATTCGCAGGAGGCGGTGCAATAA
- the LOC123183422 gene encoding ELF3-like protein 2 — translation MRKSGGGGEDKVMGPLFPRLHVNDTTLKGGGPRAPPRNKMALYEQFSVPSQRFAANTAPAAAHRPAASYAAVSSASAGQIGGIDRPLFPSFCVPSNEPVRLPEHIKTNSSGRDGHATSGRLSTQLKSKDAYAAGSTAECSSSQRRDNNSNNNNTKNSSGKKLTNDDDFTVPSVFCSGVRPRSNHEEVRIQENSTPFPATSPYKSGPTVSKPTAKFPNTDKRYLEGRNASDTRAMDSPSIIRDKAPANTTTNFLEAEERTSSFQFSAEKTMGKRDDKGSSYSRVKETSSINVSDKQHSRNEGHQARTRNENAAESQNAPKAGNGPYSTDVACNGASNLSEKGLRETGEKRKRSTGHHDAQRDDSSDSSVESLPDLEISPDDVVGAIGPKHFWKARRAIVNQQRVFAVQVFELHRLIKVQKLIAASPHLLIEGDPCLGSALVTSKKKTAAANVEKQLLSAKSKDDDDAQLTLQQAEYSKDNTEGNQASRSQDNDVVEVRHENQAASNGAVSSNPPAMPAPPDNKQNNWCAPPPQNQWLVPVMSPSEGFVYKPYTGPCPPAGSILAPFYASCAPLSLPSTAGEFMNSPYGIPMPHQPHHMGVGGPPAMPPMYFPPFSVPVMNPVVSSSAVEQVSRVAAARPNTHIEHHSRSSCDMRNEAVSAGGVWRFHSSRGSELQGSSAASSPCDRQQGQGEARGPAAAAPAAPLPTSSAGNGNAAQQPQVSSGSQENPVAAAARVIRVVPHTARTASESAARIFRSIQMERQQNGP, via the exons ATGAGgaaatccggcggcggcggggaggacaaGGTCATGGGCCCGCTCTTCCCCAGGCTCCACGTCAACGACACCACGCTCAAGGGCGGcggcccgcgcgcgccgccccgcaACAAGATGGCCCTCTACGAGCAGTTCAGCGTCCCCTCCCAGCGATTCGCCGCCAacaccgcccccgccgccgcccaccgccccgccgccagctacgccgccgtctcctccgcctccgccgGACAG ATTGGTGGGATCGACAGACCTCTCTTTCCATCATTTTGTGTGCCTTCAAACGAACCTGTGCGTTTGCCCGAACACATCAAGACCAACTCGAGTGGGCGGGACGGCCATGCTACATCTGGGAGGCTTTCCACCCAGCTTAAGAGCAAGGACGCCTATGCTGCAGGATCGACTGCTGAGTGTAGTAGTTCACAGCGTAGAGACaataacagcaacaacaacaacacgaagaattcttctgggaaGAAGTTGACTAACGATGATGATTTTACGGTTCCTTCTGTCTTCTGCTCTGGAGTGCGCCCTCGTTCCAACCATGAGGAAGTGAGGATCCAAGAGAATTCCACACCCTTCCCAGCTACAAGTCCGTATAAGAGTGGGCCTACAGTGTCCAAACCAACTGCAAAATTTCCCAACACCGACAAGAGGTACCTGGAAGGAAGGAACGCGTCGGACACGAGAGCAATGGACTCTCCAAGTATTATCAGGGACAAAGCACCAGCAAACACAACGACAAACTTTTTGGAAGCTGAAGAGAGGACTTCATCATTTCAATTTTCTGCAGAGAAGACAATGGGTAAAAGAGACGACAAAGGCTCTTCGTATAGTAGGGTAAAAGAGACGAGCAGTATAAATGTTTCTGATAAGCAACATTCCCGAAACGAGGGGCATCAGGCTAGAACAAGGAATGAGAATGCTGCTGAGTCTCAGAATGCTCCAAAGGCTGGAAATGGGCCATACTCTACTGACGTCGCATGCAACGGCGCTTCTAATCTGTCGGAGAAAGGCCTAAGAGAGACTGGTGAAAAGAGAAAAAGATCAACCGGACATCACGATGCGCAGAGGGATGATTCCTCGGATTCCTCTGTGGAATCTCTGCCAGATCTGGAGATCTCTCCAGATGATGTTGTCGGTGCTATTGGTCCAAAGCATTTCTGGAAAGCAAGAAGAGCTATCGTCAA TCAGCAGCGGGTTTTTGCTGTCCAAGTGTTCGAGCTGCATCGACTGATCAAA GTGCAGAAGTTGATTGCAGCATCTCCACACCTACTTATTGAAGGGGATCCGTGCCTTGGCAGTGCCCTGGtgacaagcaagaagaagacggcTGCAGCCAATGTGGAAAAGCAGCTTCTATCAGCTAAAAGCAAAGACGACGATGATGCACAGCTTACCCTGCAGCAGGCGGAGTACTCGAAAGATAACACTGAAGGAAACCAGGCTTCACGATCTCAAGACAATGATGTAGTCGAGGTCCGGCATGAGAACCAAGCTGCATCAAACGGTGCGGTTAGCAGTAACCCTCCTGCTATGCCTGCTCCTCCCGACAACAAGCAGAACAACTGGTGTGCTCCTCCGCCTCAGAATCAGTGGCTCGTTCCCGTCATGTCTCCATCGGAAGGGTTCGTCTACAAACCATACACAGGGCCATGCCCCCCGGCAGGAAGCATCTTGGCCCCGTTTTACGCAAGCTGTGCTCCTCTGAGCCTGCCATCTACAGCTGGGGAATTCATGAATTCTCCATACGGCATCCCTATGCCTCACCAGCCGCACCACATGGGCGTCGGCGGCCCACCAGCCATGCCTCCGATGTACTTCCCGCCTTTCAGCGTGCCAGTGATGAACCCGGTGGTCTCATCCTCTGCAGTGGAGCAGGTGAGCCGCGTGGCCGCAGCGCGACCCAACACTCACATCGAGCACCACTCGAGGAGCTCGTGCGACATGAGGAACGAGGCTGTGTCGGCCGGCGGCGTCTGGAGGTTCCACTCGTCCCGCGGCAGCGAGCTGCAAGggagcagcgccgccagcagcccTTGTGACAGGCAGCAGGGCCAGGGCGAGGCGAGGGGCCCTGCCGCGGCCGCACCTGCGGCACCCCTCCCTACGTCGTCAGCCGGGAACGGGAACGCGGCCCAGCAGCCCCAGGTCTCCTCGGGCAGCCAGGAGAACCCGGTGGCGGCAGCGGCCCGTGTGATCCGGGTGGTCCCGCACACGGCGCGCACCGCGTCGGAGTCGGCAGCGCGCATCTTCCGGTCGATCCAGATGGAGAGGCAGCAGAACGGCCCGTGA